GCCATCGTCAGCGGAATGATCTCCGACCGGATCAGGCGGCGGAAGCCGTTCATCTACGGAGCCGCCGCGGCGATGGCCGGTGGTCTGGTCGTCGCGGCCATGGCGACCGATCTGGTGGTCTACAGCGTGGGCGCGATCCTGCTGACGCTCGGTGTCGGCATCTTCGGCACGCTGGATCTGGCACTGGTGAGCGACGTCATGCCGGATCGGGGAAACCAGGCAGGCAAGTACATGAGCATCTACTACAACATCGCCAGCAACCCGGCGGGCGCGATCGCCCCGATCGTCGCGCCGCTCGTGCTGGCGATCGGCGGTGGCGGCAACTACGCCGCGCTGTTCCTCGCAGCCGCGGTTCTGGCCATCGCCGCGGGCGTGGCGGCGTGGCGGATCCGCGGCGTCCGGTGAACGCGGGCCCATCGAAGCCGCGGTCTCCACAGAGAAGGGCGAAATGACAGCACCCATCATCGCCGGGTTCCACCCCGATCCGAGCATCTGCCGTGCTGGAGGCGCGTACTACATCGCCAACTCCAGCTTCGAATACGCGCCCGGCGTACCGATCCACCGCAGCACCGACCTGGTGAACTGGACGCTCGTGGGCAACGCGCTGCGGTGTCCCGGGCAGCTGGACCTGCGTGCCGCCCCGCCGAGCACGGGGGTGTACGCCCCGACGCTGCGGTACCACGCGGAGAAATTCTGGCTGGTGACGACGAACGTGCTCGAAACGCACCGCGGTCAGCTGATCGTCACGGCCGGCGATCCGGCGGGACCGTGGTCGGATCCGGTCCACGTGGACGGCGCCATCGGGATCGATCCGGACCTCACCTGGGACGAGGACGGTGTTTGCCACCTCACCTGGGCGTCGAACCTACCTGGCATAGCCGGCATGCCGATCGATCCCACCTCCGGCGCGGCACTCGGCCGGCCGCGGCTTTTGTGGCAGGGCACGGGGCTGGCCTACCCGGAGGCACCGCATCTGTACCGGCGGGACGGCTGGTGGTACCTGATGCTCGCGGAGGGCGGGACCGAACGGGGCCACACCGTCACCATCGCGCGTTCCCGTTCGCTCACCGGGCCCTACGAGGCTGCCCCGGCGAACCCGATCCTCACCCATCGCAGCACCACACATCCCGTGCAGAACACCGGTCACGCCGATCTCGTGGAGCTGGCCGACGGTTCGTGGGCCATGGTCTACCTCGGTGTACGGCCCGGCGGTCGCACTCCGATGTTCCACGTCAACGGCCGCGAAACCTTTCTCGCGGGGGTGACGTGGGTCGACGGCTGGCCAGTGGTCGACGAGGAACGCTTCAGCCCGGTGCCGCCGGATCACTCGTTCGTCGACGAATTCGCCTCCCCCGAACTCGACGACCGCTGGGTGTCACCGAACGTTTTCCCGGCTACGTTCACCCGGACGGAAGGTGGCCGTCTCGTGCTGACCGCTCCGGCAGATGGCGAGCCGAAACCCGTGCTTTCGGCACGTGCGCGTGACCGGGAATGGACCGCCGAGGCCCGCCTCGACACCACCGCCGGCTGCGGGCGGTTCCTCGTCCGGATCGACGAGTCGCACTGGTACGGACTCACCGCCGACACGGAGACGATCACCGCCACCGTGGTCATCGGTCCCGCGCGCACAACCGTCACCGAGGTGCCGTCACCGACCCGTGGGCAGGCGACTCTGCGCATCTCGGCCCGGGAGCCCACACCGGTCCCGCCCATGCCCGTTCACGAACCCGATGTCATCGAGCTGGCCGTCGTCGGCGACGACGGGTCGGCGACGGTCATCGGGAGCTTCGACGGCCGCTACCTGTCCACCGAGGTGGCCGGAGGATTCACCGGTCGCACCTTCGGCGTCGAGCCCGTCACCGGCGAAGTCGCCGTCCACCAGATCTCCTACCGTTCCCTTGGTTGAAAGGAAATTCGTGGATCACCCTTGGCACGCCACCTTCATCGCGCCCCCGGCGTCCGACGGCGCGGCGCCTTACTTCCGGCGCGAGTTCGACGCCGCGGAGTGCAGGCGGGCGACGCTGCACGTCACCGGACTCGGCATCGTCGAGCCCTACCTCAACGGCGTTCGTGTGGGTGACGAGGTGCTCGTCCCGGGCTGGACCTCTTACCGCCACCGCCTGCACGTGAGCCGTCACGACGTCACCGAGCTGGTCCGCGCGGGCGCGAACGCGGTCGGCGCGATCGTCGGTGACGGCTGGGCCGTGGGACGAATCGGGTACGAGGGCAAGCGCCATCACTACGCCGACCGTCCGGCGCTCTTCCTCCAGCTCGAACTCGACTACCGAGATCGCGTCGAAATCGTCAGCACCGCGGAAGGTTTCCGCTGTGGAACCGGCGCGGTGCTCCAAGGTGATCTACTCGACGGCGAGACCTACGACGCGCGGCTCGAGCCCGAGGGCTGGAACCTGCCCGGGTTCGACGACCGCGCTTGGGCGCCGGCCGCGCGATTCGACTGGGCTCTCGACGCGCTCGTCTCCACCGGCGCGCCACCGATCCGCCGGATCGAAGAACTCGCCCCGGTCTCGGTCACCACCAGCCCTTCCGCGAAGACGATCGTCGACTTCGGACAGAACATCGCCGGCTGGACCCGGATCACCACCTCCGGCCCAGCCGGAGCAACGATCACGCTGCGGCACGCGGAAGTCCTCACCGGCGGTGAGCTGGACACGGCAACGCTGCGCACCGCCGCCGCGACCGACCGGTACACCTGCCGTGGCGACGGCTCGGAGATCTGGGAGCCCCGATTCACCTTCCACGGTTTCCGCTACGCCGAAGTCGACGGGCCGTTCGACGAGATCCGGGCCGTGGTCGTGCACAGCGACATGACGCGCACCGGCTGGTTCGACTCCTCGCACGAGCTGCTCAACCGCCTGCACGCCAACGTGGTCTGGTCGATGCGCGGCAACTTCGTGGGGATCCCGACGGACTGCCCGCAACGGGACGAACGACTCGGCTGGACCGGCGACATCAACGCGTTCGGCCCCACCGCCGCGTTCCTGTACGACGCGCGAGGCGTACTCGGCTCCTGGCTCGCGGACCTGGCCGCCGAGCAACGAGACAAGGGCTACGTGCCGATGGTGGTGCCGGACGTGCTGTCCACCCCGTCACCACCCACGGCGTTGTGGAGCGACACCGCGGTCAGCCTGCCTTGGGCCCTCTACCAGGAGTACGGCGACGAGGAGATCCTGCGCAGCCAGTACGAATCCATGGCGTCCTTCGTACGAGACGTCGAGGGGCGCCTCGACGAGCGTGGCCTGTGGAGCAGTGGTTACCAGTTCGGCGACTGGCTCGCCCCCGACGCACCGGACGACGACGCCGGGGGCAGCAAGACCGACCGGTACCTTGTCGCCTCGGCGTTCCTGTGCCGGGTAACCGCCGAAATGGCAGGCACCGCGGCGGTGCTCGGCAAGGACGAGGACGCCCGTCACTTCACCGCGCTCGCCGAACGGGTGCGGGCGGCGTTCCGCCGTGAGTACGTCACGGCGGCCGGCCGGATCGTCAGTGAAACCGTCACCGCATACGCGCTGGCGATCTGCTTCGGCACCCTCGCCCCCGATCAGGAAGCCCACGCCGGTCACCAGCTCACGCGGCTGGTCACCAAGGCTGGCTACCGGATCTCCACCGGATTCGCCGGTACCCCGTACGTTTGCGAGGCGCTGAGCCGCACCGACCACCTCGACGAGGCCTATCAGGTGCTCCTGGAAACCGGCTGCCCGTCCTTCCTCTACCCCGTCACCATGGGTGCCACCACGATCTGGGAACGCTGGGACGCCATCCGCCCGGACGGCACCCTCCACCCGTCCGGGCTTGGCTCCCACAACCACTACGCGCTGGGAGCGGTCGCGAACTGGCTCCACCGCGTCGTCGGCGGCCTCACCCCCGTCGAGCCCGGCTACCGCACCATGCGCATCGCTCCCCGTCCGGGCGGGGATCTCACCCATGCGACGCTCGCCCACGACACGGTCCACGGCCGGGTCACGATCGCCTGGCGCGTCCTGGACGGTCGTCTGCGCCTGGACGTCACGATTCCCGAGGACACCTCGGCGACGGTCATGCTGCCGCTGCACCCAGACGGACTGTCCGAGGAGATCCGCGGGGGCGAGCACACCTGGGAGTACGGCCTGCCCCAGCCACTGCGGCGCGCGTACACCATGGACACTCCACTTCAGACAATCGCAGCCGACCCGAAGGCTTGGCGCGCGGTCACCACCGTGTTCGGCAAGCACTTCCCCGGCATCCCGATCGACGGCAGCGCCCCGGGTGTCTCGCTCAACACCGTGCTCGAGTACTTCCCGGAAATGCCGACCGGCCTGAAGGCCGACCTCGTCGCCGCCATCGGCGTGGACGAAGACAGCCGAGGCCGCGAATCCGCACCGTCCGGTGGCTGATGTGCTTTCATGGGGAGGTCAGGCTGCTCCGCACCCCACCACCGTTCTCGTGCTGGCCTCGGCCGGCTTCCTCGGTCTGGGCGCACAATCCACCCACTTCGGAATGGCTGCTTCCGTACTCGCCGCGACCGGTTCTCCCGCTCACTGGAACGCGCGCCGCCAGACGCGTCGGTGGGCTGGTGTACTACGAGCGTCTCACCGCGGGTGACCAGATTACGGGCCCGGACCGTGCTGACCGATGTGAACAGAACACCAGCTGCCGAGAGGACACCACATGCAGCGATTCGCCGGACGCACCGCGCTCGTCACGGGTGGCGGCTCGGGCATCGGACAGGCCACCGTCCTGCGTCTGCTCGCCGAAGGCGCGACCGTCGGCGCAGCCGACGTTTCGGCCGAGGGCTTGGAGAAAACGACCGCACTGGCCACCGAGACGGGCACGGGCGGCCGGCTGTCCACCGCCGTCCTGGACGTCGCCGACGAACAGGCCGTGCGGAACACCGTGGACCTCGCTGTGCGCGGCCTCGGTCATCTCGATGTGCTGGTCAACGCCGCCGGGATACTGCGCGGCGCGCACACCCACGACTGCTCACTGGAGCTGTGGAACCAGGTGATCGCGGTCAATCTCACCGGCACTTTCCTGGTGACCCGAGCCGCCTTGCCGGCGCTGCTGGCGACCGGGCGCGG
The genomic region above belongs to Amycolatopsis sp. YIM 10 and contains:
- a CDS encoding SDR family NAD(P)-dependent oxidoreductase, whose amino-acid sequence is MQRFAGRTALVTGGGSGIGQATVLRLLAEGATVGAADVSAEGLEKTTALATETGTGGRLSTAVLDVADEQAVRNTVDLAVRGLGHLDVLVNAAGILRGAHTHDCSLELWNQVIAVNLTGTFLVTRAALPALLATGRGVVVNFSSTSAEFGHPFMAAYSASKGGIQSFTHSIAQEYSKQGLRAVSVAPGGISSGITNGIGTLVPSDIDWSLLSKMSPAIGEGLGSPAAVAGVVAMLASDDGAFITGTEIRIDGGAHQ
- a CDS encoding glycoside hydrolase family 78 protein, with protein sequence MDHPWHATFIAPPASDGAAPYFRREFDAAECRRATLHVTGLGIVEPYLNGVRVGDEVLVPGWTSYRHRLHVSRHDVTELVRAGANAVGAIVGDGWAVGRIGYEGKRHHYADRPALFLQLELDYRDRVEIVSTAEGFRCGTGAVLQGDLLDGETYDARLEPEGWNLPGFDDRAWAPAARFDWALDALVSTGAPPIRRIEELAPVSVTTSPSAKTIVDFGQNIAGWTRITTSGPAGATITLRHAEVLTGGELDTATLRTAAATDRYTCRGDGSEIWEPRFTFHGFRYAEVDGPFDEIRAVVVHSDMTRTGWFDSSHELLNRLHANVVWSMRGNFVGIPTDCPQRDERLGWTGDINAFGPTAAFLYDARGVLGSWLADLAAEQRDKGYVPMVVPDVLSTPSPPTALWSDTAVSLPWALYQEYGDEEILRSQYESMASFVRDVEGRLDERGLWSSGYQFGDWLAPDAPDDDAGGSKTDRYLVASAFLCRVTAEMAGTAAVLGKDEDARHFTALAERVRAAFRREYVTAAGRIVSETVTAYALAICFGTLAPDQEAHAGHQLTRLVTKAGYRISTGFAGTPYVCEALSRTDHLDEAYQVLLETGCPSFLYPVTMGATTIWERWDAIRPDGTLHPSGLGSHNHYALGAVANWLHRVVGGLTPVEPGYRTMRIAPRPGGDLTHATLAHDTVHGRVTIAWRVLDGRLRLDVTIPEDTSATVMLPLHPDGLSEEIRGGEHTWEYGLPQPLRRAYTMDTPLQTIAADPKAWRAVTTVFGKHFPGIPIDGSAPGVSLNTVLEYFPEMPTGLKADLVAAIGVDEDSRGRESAPSGG
- a CDS encoding glycoside hydrolase family 43 protein; translation: MTAPIIAGFHPDPSICRAGGAYYIANSSFEYAPGVPIHRSTDLVNWTLVGNALRCPGQLDLRAAPPSTGVYAPTLRYHAEKFWLVTTNVLETHRGQLIVTAGDPAGPWSDPVHVDGAIGIDPDLTWDEDGVCHLTWASNLPGIAGMPIDPTSGAALGRPRLLWQGTGLAYPEAPHLYRRDGWWYLMLAEGGTERGHTVTIARSRSLTGPYEAAPANPILTHRSTTHPVQNTGHADLVELADGSWAMVYLGVRPGGRTPMFHVNGRETFLAGVTWVDGWPVVDEERFSPVPPDHSFVDEFASPELDDRWVSPNVFPATFTRTEGGRLVLTAPADGEPKPVLSARARDREWTAEARLDTTAGCGRFLVRIDESHWYGLTADTETITATVVIGPARTTVTEVPSPTRGQATLRISAREPTPVPPMPVHEPDVIELAVVGDDGSATVIGSFDGRYLSTEVAGGFTGRTFGVEPVTGEVAVHQISYRSLG